In Thermosynechococcus sichuanensis E542, a single genomic region encodes these proteins:
- a CDS encoding phosphoglycerate kinase, whose amino-acid sequence MSKKSVAQLSAADLEGKRVLVRVDFNVPVDENGVITDDTRIRAALPTIQDLISKGAKVILVSHFGRPKGVDDKLRLTPVARRLSELLHKPVAKLDDCIGDAVVAHTQAMANGDVCLLENVRFHPGEEKNDPEFAKQLAACAEVYVNDAFGTAHRAHASTAGVTQYLRPCVAGFLIEKELEYLQNAIEHPRRPLAAIVGGSKVSSKIGVIEALLEKVDKLLIGGGMIFTFYKARGLNVGKSLVEEDKLELAKHLEAKAQEKGVQLLLPTDVVVADNFAADANSQVVSIEAIPDGWMGLDIGPASVKLFQEALKDCKTVIWNGPMGVFEFDQFAKGTEAIARCLADLTSEGVSTIIGGGDSVAAVEKVGVADRMSHISTGGGASLELLEGKELPGIAALDDA is encoded by the coding sequence GTGTCTAAAAAATCCGTGGCGCAGTTATCTGCTGCCGACTTAGAAGGAAAGCGTGTCCTTGTGCGGGTTGATTTTAACGTTCCTGTCGATGAAAATGGCGTCATTACCGATGATACCCGCATCCGCGCTGCCCTGCCGACAATTCAAGACCTGATCAGCAAAGGCGCCAAGGTGATTCTGGTCAGCCACTTTGGCCGTCCCAAGGGCGTGGATGATAAACTGCGCCTCACCCCTGTGGCTCGGCGGCTCTCGGAACTGCTCCACAAACCCGTGGCCAAACTCGATGACTGCATTGGTGATGCCGTGGTGGCTCATACCCAAGCAATGGCCAATGGGGATGTCTGCCTGCTCGAGAATGTCCGCTTCCATCCGGGGGAAGAAAAAAATGATCCTGAGTTTGCCAAGCAACTGGCGGCCTGTGCAGAAGTCTATGTCAACGATGCCTTTGGCACTGCGCACCGCGCCCATGCCTCAACCGCTGGGGTGACGCAATACCTCCGTCCCTGTGTGGCCGGCTTTTTGATTGAGAAAGAACTGGAATATCTCCAAAATGCCATTGAGCATCCCCGCCGTCCCTTGGCTGCCATTGTGGGGGGATCGAAAGTCTCTTCTAAAATTGGTGTGATTGAAGCCCTTTTAGAAAAAGTGGATAAATTGCTGATTGGCGGCGGCATGATCTTCACCTTCTATAAAGCGCGGGGGCTGAATGTTGGCAAATCCTTGGTAGAAGAAGACAAGTTGGAGTTAGCCAAACACCTCGAAGCCAAAGCCCAAGAAAAAGGGGTGCAGTTGCTCTTGCCCACCGATGTGGTGGTGGCAGATAACTTTGCCGCCGATGCCAATAGTCAAGTGGTCAGTATCGAAGCGATTCCTGACGGCTGGATGGGTCTGGATATTGGACCTGCTTCCGTCAAACTCTTCCAAGAGGCGCTCAAGGATTGCAAAACAGTGATCTGGAATGGTCCAATGGGGGTGTTTGAGTTTGATCAATTTGCCAAGGGCACAGAGGCGATCGCCCGCTGTTTAGCTGACCTCACCAGTGAGGGCGTTTCGACAATTATTGGTGGTGGCGATTCTGTGGCGGCGGTTGAAAAAGTGGGTGTTGCCGATCGCATGAGTCACATCTCCACTGGCGGGGGAGCGAGCCTTGAACTCCTCGAAGGCAAAGAACTCCCCGGTATTGCCGCCCTAGATGATGCCTAG
- a CDS encoding peroxiredoxin: MSLKLGDVVPNFTQASSMGEINFYEWAGDSWVVLFSHPADYTPVCTTELGEVARLRPEFEKRNVKTLALSVDSVESHLGWIKDIEEVNNVKVDYPILADEDKKVSNLYDMIHPNSLNNLTVRTVFIIDPQKRLRLTLTYPASTGRNFAEILRVIDSLQLTDNYSVATPVNWQEGQDCVIVPSLSDEEAKQKFPKGFNAVKPYLRLTPQPNK; encoded by the coding sequence ATGAGCCTAAAACTTGGGGATGTCGTACCCAACTTTACCCAAGCCTCCTCCATGGGAGAGATTAACTTCTACGAGTGGGCAGGGGATAGCTGGGTTGTTTTATTTTCCCACCCAGCGGATTACACCCCCGTTTGTACGACAGAACTGGGTGAAGTGGCGCGGTTACGTCCAGAGTTTGAGAAGCGCAATGTCAAAACCCTAGCTTTGAGTGTGGATAGTGTGGAGTCCCACCTCGGCTGGATCAAAGACATTGAAGAAGTCAACAACGTCAAGGTGGATTACCCAATTTTGGCAGACGAAGATAAAAAAGTCTCCAACCTCTACGACATGATCCACCCCAACTCCCTCAACAATTTGACGGTGCGCACGGTCTTTATCATTGATCCCCAAAAACGGCTGCGCTTGACCTTGACCTATCCTGCCAGCACCGGGCGGAACTTTGCTGAGATTCTGCGGGTGATTGATTCGCTGCAACTGACGGACAACTACAGCGTGGCCACCCCCGTCAACTGGCAAGAGGGTCAAGACTGCGTGATTGTGCCCTCCCTCAGCGATGAAGAGGCCAAGCAGAAGTTTCCCAAGGGCTTCAATGCCGTTAAGCCCTATCTGCGCTTGACACCGCAGCCTAACAAGTAG
- a CDS encoding aminopeptidase P N-terminal domain-containing protein: MKAEYQQRQQQFLEKLGTGVAVFCSAPRAIMHNDVDYNFRQDSNFYYLTGFNEPEAVAVFAPNHSEHRYVLFVQPKDLSQEIWTGARLGVEAAKEELGADAVYPISELEQHLPRYLETGDPLYYHFGHHERFNQLILKHYQRLLTTLPKRGTGPRAIADPSILLAPMRQIKSAAELALMREAIAITVEAHQRAREMAAPGRWEYEIQAEIEHLFRLRGGDGPAYPSIVASGPNACVLHYTENQRQMAAGDLLLIDAGCAYRYYNADITRTFPVSGQFTGEQKAIYDIVLAAQKAAIEQVRPGNTYNQIHDAAVRVIVEGLVDLGLLRGNIDDLINEGKENNTQKYRTFFMHGTGHWLGLDVHDVGLYKHNKDTWVTLQPGQVLTVEPGIYIHPEATPAEGQPEIGDRWRGIGVRIEDDVLVTPEGHEVLTAAVPK; this comes from the coding sequence ATGAAAGCAGAGTACCAGCAACGACAGCAGCAGTTTTTAGAGAAATTGGGCACAGGTGTCGCTGTTTTCTGTAGTGCGCCACGCGCCATCATGCACAATGATGTGGACTACAACTTTCGCCAAGACAGTAATTTTTACTATCTCACGGGCTTTAATGAGCCAGAGGCTGTTGCTGTTTTTGCACCAAACCACAGTGAGCATCGCTATGTGCTGTTTGTGCAGCCCAAGGATCTCAGCCAAGAGATCTGGACAGGGGCACGCCTTGGGGTAGAAGCAGCTAAGGAGGAGTTAGGCGCCGATGCCGTATATCCCATTAGTGAACTGGAGCAGCACCTTCCTCGCTATTTGGAGACCGGGGATCCGCTGTATTACCACTTTGGTCACCATGAGCGCTTTAATCAACTGATTCTCAAGCACTACCAGCGCCTGCTCACGACGCTGCCGAAACGGGGCACAGGCCCACGGGCGATCGCTGATCCTAGTATTCTCTTGGCGCCGATGCGGCAAATCAAATCCGCCGCCGAACTGGCCTTGATGCGTGAGGCGATCGCCATCACGGTTGAAGCCCATCAGCGTGCCCGCGAAATGGCTGCCCCCGGCCGCTGGGAATATGAAATTCAGGCAGAGATCGAGCATCTCTTTCGCCTACGGGGCGGTGATGGCCCGGCCTATCCCTCGATTGTGGCCTCTGGGCCGAATGCCTGTGTGCTTCACTACACCGAGAACCAACGGCAAATGGCCGCAGGGGATTTACTCCTGATTGATGCCGGCTGTGCCTATCGCTACTACAACGCCGATATTACTCGTACCTTTCCTGTGAGTGGTCAGTTCACTGGCGAGCAAAAGGCCATCTATGACATTGTCCTCGCTGCCCAAAAAGCCGCCATTGAGCAAGTGCGCCCGGGAAATACCTACAACCAAATCCACGATGCGGCGGTACGGGTGATCGTTGAGGGTCTAGTTGACCTTGGCCTGCTGCGGGGCAACATTGACGATCTCATTAACGAAGGCAAAGAGAACAACACCCAGAAATATCGCACCTTCTTTATGCATGGCACTGGTCACTGGCTGGGCCTCGATGTCCATGATGTTGGTCTTTACAAGCACAACAAGGATACATGGGTAACGCTGCAACCGGGTCAAGTGCTGACGGTCGAACCGGGGATTTATATTCATCCTGAGGCAACGCCCGCTGAGGGTCAGCCTGAGATTGGCGATCGCTGGCGCGGTATTGGGGTGCGCATTGAAGATGATGTCCTAGTCACACCTGAAGGGCACGAGGTACTAACGGCAGCGGTGCCCAAATAA
- a CDS encoding N-acetylmannosamine-6-phosphate 2-epimerase, with product MNLATQIRGGLIVSCQAPADSPLAAPEIIAAMAKAAVLRGAVAVRINTPAHIQAVRRAVSVPIIGLWKQVLPEYPVYITPRFADALAVAAAGADVIALDATARSRPEPLQNLIQRIHDELGKPVMADIDSLESAEAAVAAGADWVGTTLFGYTATTAHTPPPSWSLLSQLVEHLSVPILCEGGIASPTMAAKALNLGAWAVVVGTDITGIDLKVQQYVQTLKARTIENSQP from the coding sequence ATGAACCTAGCAACGCAAATTCGCGGTGGTTTGATTGTCTCCTGTCAAGCTCCGGCAGATTCTCCTCTGGCAGCGCCAGAAATCATTGCTGCTATGGCAAAGGCAGCGGTTTTGCGGGGGGCAGTGGCCGTGCGCATCAATACCCCAGCCCATATTCAGGCAGTGCGCCGGGCAGTAAGTGTACCCATCATTGGCCTGTGGAAGCAGGTTTTGCCGGAGTACCCCGTGTATATTACGCCTCGCTTTGCTGATGCGCTGGCCGTTGCAGCAGCAGGTGCCGATGTCATTGCCCTCGATGCCACAGCGCGATCGCGCCCTGAACCCCTACAGAACTTGATTCAGCGAATTCACGATGAACTGGGCAAGCCCGTGATGGCCGATATTGACTCCCTTGAAAGTGCGGAAGCGGCGGTTGCTGCGGGTGCCGATTGGGTGGGCACGACCCTCTTTGGTTACACCGCAACCACGGCGCATACCCCACCCCCCAGTTGGTCGCTCCTCAGTCAACTGGTCGAACATCTCAGTGTCCCCATCCTCTGTGAAGGGGGGATTGCCAGTCCAACAATGGCTGCAAAAGCCTTGAATTTGGGCGCTTGGGCAGTGGTCGTAGGCACCGATATTACGGGGATTGACCTCAAGGTGCAGCAGTATGTCCAGACCCTAAAGGCGAGAACAATTGAAAATTCTCAACCCTAA
- a CDS encoding AI-2E family transporter — protein MRWSGPPQSWQRYLAYLIAGPLIVLNLWVAEQVYLYFEYPINILVIAAILAFLLNQVVIRLCARGLRRRHAIALVLLITLLVVSVLMLLLLPLAVQQAEELLNQLPELADTGNQNLRHLDQLLRRYRFPVGVNDLMEELTIQLKGIAAMLPGVAITTLTKFVDVLLVLILTVYMLFYGSEIWRGLMKLVPKPWRQVVDYSLRLNIRSFFSAQLFLGLFMFLALIPFMIAFKVNFGFLFALIIGIAQLIPVVGATLGIGLVTLLILFQDAWLALNIFVIAVVLQQIKDNVLTPKLLGDLMGLNPLWQFIALLIGGRVAGFLGILLAIPLAATLKTVLESEPVEDT, from the coding sequence ATGAGATGGTCTGGCCCGCCGCAGAGTTGGCAACGGTATCTTGCCTATTTAATAGCGGGGCCTCTGATTGTCCTCAATCTCTGGGTGGCGGAGCAGGTTTACCTCTATTTTGAGTATCCGATTAATATCCTTGTCATTGCCGCCATCTTGGCTTTTTTGCTCAATCAAGTGGTGATTCGCCTCTGTGCACGTGGTCTGCGGCGACGGCATGCGATCGCCCTTGTGTTGCTGATTACCCTTTTGGTGGTCAGTGTCTTGATGCTCTTGCTATTGCCCCTTGCTGTGCAACAGGCGGAAGAACTTCTGAATCAACTCCCAGAGTTGGCGGATACGGGCAATCAAAATTTGCGCCATCTGGATCAACTGCTGCGCCGCTATCGCTTTCCTGTGGGGGTGAATGACTTGATGGAAGAACTGACGATCCAGCTCAAAGGGATTGCTGCCATGTTGCCGGGTGTTGCCATTACAACACTGACTAAATTTGTTGATGTGCTACTTGTGCTGATCCTAACGGTGTATATGCTCTTTTATGGCAGTGAGATTTGGCGCGGACTAATGAAATTGGTGCCTAAGCCTTGGCGACAGGTGGTGGATTACTCGCTGCGGCTGAATATTCGCAGTTTTTTCTCGGCGCAGCTTTTTTTGGGACTGTTTATGTTTCTTGCCCTGATTCCCTTTATGATCGCCTTCAAGGTCAATTTTGGCTTTCTCTTTGCCCTAATCATTGGTATTGCCCAGCTCATTCCTGTAGTGGGGGCAACCTTGGGCATTGGTTTAGTGACACTGCTTATCCTTTTTCAGGATGCGTGGCTGGCTTTGAATATTTTCGTGATTGCTGTGGTCTTGCAGCAAATTAAGGATAACGTGCTTACTCCAAAGTTACTGGGGGATTTGATGGGCTTGAATCCCCTCTGGCAGTTTATTGCTCTACTTATTGGCGGACGGGTGGCCGGTTTCTTGGGCATCTTGCTGGCGATTCCCCTAGCTGCAACCCTGAAAACTGTCCTCGAGTCTGAGCCTGTCGAAGACACCTAA
- a CDS encoding TIGR03960 family B12-binding radical SAM protein translates to MAVPITELLTPEILKPARYLGNERGAVHKPWEAATVRWVLSYPEIYEVGASNLGHIILYNILNAVPDQLCDRAYLPAADLAAKLRATQTPLFAVESRRPLREFDLIGFSLSYELGATNILEMLDLAGLPLTWRERQHSPLEEIPLIFAGGQTATSNPEPYADFFDFFALGDGEELLPEIGLVVAEGKRVGLRRQDLLLDLAQVPGVYVPQFYDRQGDGSVKPNRPDVPERILRRVATPMPHYAIGLVPYVETVHDRLTVEIRRGCTRGCRFCQPGMLTRPARDVAPDEVIAAIETGMRATGYNEFSLLSLSCSDYLALPAVGVEIKNRLQNENISLSLPSQRVDRFDENIAHIVGGTRQGGLTFAPEAGTQRLRDIINKGLTNEELLRGVKTAYEQGWDKVKLYFMIGLPGETDADVLGIAETIRWLKRECWIKGRKPLSFNLTISNFTPKPHTPFQWHAVSTSEFLRKQELLKAEFRTIKGLKANFTDVRISAMEDFVGRGDRQLGPVIRRAWELGAREDSWWESLDRAYAAWTQAIQEAGLDWKYRQLEAGEWNVFSGGSHNLDAPLPWDHIDTGISKTWLKEDLHRALEAVVVPDCSFESCSHCGVCGIDFGHNVVVPPPPIPPIQGQPQPPQERVQRLRLTFGKTGEMTLLSHLDLLRLFERAVRRAHLPIAFTGGFHPAPRISTASALPLGVTSYGEIVDLEFYREVEPPTVLEQLRQQLPAEVPLYTCEVVPLSEPAASQALRAATYELLIRTSDPVDRETWQQWLEDLRATPEILYELTTKSGKTQVVNLRDRLLEIRLKEHQDHWPTVSLIYTGVCRNDGTFLRPEHCLYLLEKVSGHSLELGAIARQKLHLETS, encoded by the coding sequence ATGGCTGTTCCGATTACTGAGTTGCTTACTCCAGAAATCCTCAAACCTGCTCGCTATTTGGGGAATGAGCGAGGCGCTGTTCATAAGCCTTGGGAGGCCGCAACGGTGCGCTGGGTACTCAGCTATCCGGAAATCTATGAAGTGGGCGCTTCAAACTTGGGGCACATTATTCTCTACAACATTCTCAATGCTGTCCCCGATCAACTGTGCGATCGCGCCTACCTACCGGCAGCGGATTTAGCCGCTAAATTGCGAGCCACCCAAACGCCCCTTTTTGCCGTGGAGTCGCGCCGTCCCCTGCGGGAGTTTGACCTCATTGGCTTTAGCCTTAGCTATGAGTTGGGTGCCACCAACATTCTGGAAATGCTGGACTTAGCGGGCCTACCCCTGACTTGGCGGGAGCGACAACACTCACCCCTAGAGGAGATTCCCCTCATCTTTGCCGGCGGACAAACAGCGACATCGAATCCCGAACCCTACGCTGACTTTTTTGACTTTTTTGCCCTTGGGGATGGCGAGGAACTCTTGCCCGAAATTGGCCTTGTGGTGGCAGAAGGCAAACGAGTCGGTTTGCGTCGGCAGGACTTGCTGCTGGATTTGGCACAGGTGCCGGGGGTCTATGTGCCGCAATTTTACGATCGCCAAGGGGATGGCTCCGTCAAACCCAATCGCCCCGATGTGCCCGAGCGCATTTTGCGGCGGGTGGCCACGCCCATGCCCCACTATGCCATTGGCTTAGTGCCCTACGTAGAAACGGTTCACGATCGCCTGACGGTGGAAATTCGCCGGGGCTGTACCCGCGGCTGTCGCTTTTGCCAACCGGGGATGCTCACCCGCCCCGCCCGTGATGTTGCCCCCGATGAGGTGATTGCTGCCATTGAAACCGGCATGCGCGCCACCGGCTACAACGAGTTTTCACTGCTGTCGTTGAGTTGCTCGGACTATTTGGCGTTGCCCGCTGTCGGCGTGGAAATTAAAAACCGCCTACAAAACGAGAACATCTCCCTCTCCCTTCCCAGCCAGCGGGTGGATCGCTTTGATGAAAATATTGCCCATATTGTTGGCGGTACGCGCCAAGGGGGACTCACCTTTGCCCCGGAAGCAGGAACGCAACGGCTACGGGACATTATCAACAAGGGGCTGACCAATGAGGAATTGCTGCGGGGGGTAAAAACCGCCTACGAACAGGGCTGGGATAAGGTCAAGCTCTACTTTATGATTGGCCTGCCGGGGGAAACCGATGCTGATGTGTTGGGCATTGCCGAAACGATCCGTTGGCTGAAGCGGGAATGCTGGATCAAAGGACGCAAACCCCTGAGCTTTAATCTGACCATTTCTAACTTTACCCCCAAGCCCCATACTCCCTTCCAGTGGCATGCGGTCTCCACCAGTGAGTTTCTGCGCAAACAGGAGCTACTAAAGGCGGAATTTCGCACGATTAAGGGGCTGAAGGCCAACTTTACGGATGTGCGCATCTCAGCGATGGAGGACTTTGTCGGTCGGGGCGATCGCCAACTGGGGCCCGTGATCCGCCGCGCGTGGGAATTGGGGGCACGGGAAGATTCTTGGTGGGAAAGTCTCGATCGCGCCTATGCCGCTTGGACGCAGGCGATTCAAGAAGCCGGTCTCGATTGGAAGTACCGCCAACTGGAAGCGGGCGAGTGGAATGTCTTTAGTGGTGGCAGCCACAACCTTGATGCCCCTCTGCCTTGGGATCACATTGATACCGGCATTAGTAAAACGTGGCTGAAGGAAGACCTCCATCGTGCCCTTGAAGCGGTTGTTGTTCCCGATTGTTCTTTTGAAAGCTGCTCCCACTGTGGCGTCTGTGGCATTGACTTTGGCCATAACGTGGTCGTGCCGCCCCCACCGATTCCCCCCATTCAAGGTCAACCTCAACCCCCGCAAGAACGGGTGCAACGGCTGCGCCTCACCTTTGGCAAAACCGGGGAAATGACACTCCTGAGCCATTTGGATCTGCTGCGCCTCTTTGAGCGAGCAGTGCGTCGTGCCCACTTACCCATTGCCTTTACAGGCGGATTCCATCCTGCGCCGCGCATCTCGACTGCCAGCGCCTTACCCTTGGGGGTGACCAGTTACGGTGAAATCGTTGATCTCGAGTTTTATCGCGAGGTGGAGCCGCCAACGGTGCTGGAGCAATTGCGGCAACAACTGCCGGCGGAGGTGCCCCTTTACACCTGTGAGGTGGTGCCCCTAAGTGAACCGGCCGCTAGTCAAGCCCTGCGAGCCGCTACCTATGAACTGCTCATCCGTACATCTGACCCCGTGGATCGGGAGACATGGCAGCAGTGGTTAGAGGATTTGCGAGCCACGCCAGAAATTCTCTATGAGCTAACCACGAAGTCGGGGAAAACCCAAGTGGTGAATTTGCGCGATCGCCTGCTGGAGATCCGCCTCAAGGAGCACCAAGACCACTGGCCGACGGTGAGCCTGATCTACACGGGGGTCTGTCGCAATGATGGCACGTTCCTGCGGCCAGAGCATTGTCTTTATTTACTAGAGAAGGTCAGTGGTCACTCCTTAGAACTGGGGGCGATCGCCCGTCAGAAATTGCACCTCGAAACATCATGA
- the cobD gene encoding threonine-phosphate decarboxylase CobD: protein MPPRHGGNLVWAAAIAGCAPEEILDFSASLNPWGPPASVIAALQTALPTIRDYPDPDCHPLGDALATLHQLARDYFLVGNGAAELLTWVGRECSDRQQIYLITPAFADYRRALAAFACPMVPIPLAQVQSGFGAIAPSLTPEDAILINNPHNPSGHLWSRNQLQPLLETGALVVVDEAFMDFLPPAASESLIAAVPEYPNLIILRSLTKFYSLAGLRLGYGVSSPERWQRWRSWRDPWSVNGLAIIAGVTALGDRPFQEQTWAWLPPTRHAFAEALKTVPELQVVTESKANFLLVKATDSILPLQTYLLQQHRILIRDCCSFAELGASYFRVAVRRDSENQRLLEGLRTYYQH from the coding sequence ATGCCCCCTCGCCACGGTGGCAATTTAGTTTGGGCGGCAGCGATCGCGGGCTGTGCTCCTGAGGAGATCTTGGATTTCTCTGCCAGTCTCAACCCTTGGGGGCCTCCTGCCTCAGTGATAGCCGCCCTTCAGACTGCGCTGCCCACGATTCGTGACTATCCCGATCCTGATTGCCATCCCTTGGGGGATGCCCTTGCTACCCTGCATCAACTAGCGAGGGATTACTTTTTGGTGGGCAATGGCGCGGCGGAGTTATTGACTTGGGTGGGTCGCGAGTGTAGCGATCGCCAGCAGATTTACCTCATTACTCCTGCCTTTGCCGACTACCGGCGGGCACTGGCGGCTTTTGCGTGTCCGATGGTACCCATTCCCCTAGCCCAGGTGCAAAGCGGCTTTGGGGCGATCGCCCCTTCCCTAACCCCTGAAGATGCCATCCTCATTAACAATCCCCATAACCCCAGCGGGCACCTCTGGTCGCGGAATCAGCTTCAGCCCCTGCTAGAGACGGGTGCCTTAGTGGTCGTGGATGAAGCCTTTATGGACTTTTTGCCGCCGGCGGCGAGCGAGTCTCTCATAGCGGCTGTGCCTGAGTACCCCAATTTAATCATCCTGCGATCGCTGACGAAGTTCTATAGTCTGGCGGGTCTGCGTTTAGGGTATGGGGTATCCTCGCCAGAACGTTGGCAACGCTGGCGATCGTGGCGGGATCCTTGGAGTGTGAATGGCTTGGCGATCATTGCGGGTGTGACGGCTTTGGGCGATCGCCCCTTTCAGGAACAGACGTGGGCATGGTTACCGCCAACGCGTCATGCCTTTGCGGAGGCCTTGAAGACCGTACCCGAACTGCAGGTAGTGACTGAGAGCAAGGCGAACTTTCTACTGGTCAAAGCAACGGACTCCATTTTGCCCCTGCAAACCTACCTCCTCCAGCAGCATCGCATTTTGATTCGCGATTGTTGCAGCTTTGCCGAATTGGGTGCTTCTTACTTCCGGGTGGCCGTGCGCCGCGACAGTGAAAATCAGCGACTTCTCGAGGGTTTGCGGACTTATTACCAACACTAG
- a CDS encoding universal stress protein — MFKTILFPIDRSRDTQEALPTVVEMVKLFQSQLFLLSVEESPEPDAEREAAIAEFLNRAKEAFAQHAIVAETLLRRGKPAFVICDVADEINANLIIMGCRGTGLTPEGFQESVSNRVINLAPCPVLIVP, encoded by the coding sequence ATGTTCAAAACCATTCTTTTTCCCATTGACCGTAGCCGTGATACCCAAGAAGCCCTGCCCACCGTGGTTGAGATGGTGAAACTTTTTCAGAGTCAGTTGTTTCTGCTCTCGGTGGAAGAAAGTCCTGAACCCGATGCGGAGCGAGAGGCGGCGATCGCGGAATTTTTGAACCGAGCAAAGGAGGCCTTTGCCCAACACGCAATTGTGGCGGAAACCCTGCTGCGGCGCGGTAAACCGGCCTTTGTCATCTGTGACGTGGCCGATGAGATCAATGCCAATTTGATTATTATGGGCTGCCGGGGAACGGGGCTGACCCCAGAGGGCTTTCAGGAGAGTGTCAGTAACCGTGTGATTAACCTAGCCCCCTGTCCAGTCTTGATCGTGCCCTAG
- a CDS encoding HU family DNA-binding protein, which yields MNKAELVDAVFSRAHSTNNVTKKQVEAIISATVEEIMEAVAKGEKVTLVGFGAFEPRERKAREGRNPKTKEKMQIPATTVPAFSAGKLFKEKVAPPAASEPAAKGKKK from the coding sequence ATGAATAAAGCTGAACTCGTAGATGCTGTATTTAGTCGTGCCCATAGCACCAACAACGTCACTAAAAAGCAAGTGGAGGCGATTATCTCAGCCACTGTTGAGGAAATCATGGAGGCCGTGGCCAAGGGAGAAAAAGTAACCCTAGTGGGCTTTGGTGCCTTTGAACCTCGGGAGCGCAAGGCCCGTGAAGGGCGCAACCCAAAAACCAAAGAAAAAATGCAAATCCCAGCCACTACTGTCCCCGCCTTTTCAGCAGGGAAACTCTTCAAAGAAAAAGTTGCACCGCCTGCGGCTTCTGAACCGGCTGCCAAGGGCAAGAAAAAATAG
- a CDS encoding DUF3153 domain-containing protein, producing the protein MVIQHQGQTGGSLTYTLTLPQPDLPFTEQVIQQARRLGGAVKERDKTHLQVTIPFDTSQQLATVLNRIGGVPYLPQVTAEADIFDQNLLLFVRERFRYDVDLRPLGIESRDQAVLVAPQSLLNFQLALETPWGARPIERPAPATDMVVNPNVQREGDRLTWTLMPGYLNHLEAAYWYPSPLGWGTLAIVGLLVLGNWLRTRLLGSPST; encoded by the coding sequence ATGGTCATCCAGCATCAGGGACAAACGGGGGGGAGCCTAACCTACACGCTGACGCTGCCCCAACCCGATCTACCTTTTACAGAACAGGTGATTCAGCAGGCGCGCCGCTTGGGGGGAGCGGTCAAGGAGCGAGATAAAACCCATCTTCAGGTGACGATTCCCTTTGACACCAGCCAGCAATTGGCTACGGTTCTCAATCGCATTGGTGGCGTTCCCTATCTGCCCCAAGTGACCGCTGAGGCGGATATTTTTGACCAGAATTTGTTGCTCTTTGTACGGGAGCGCTTTCGCTATGACGTTGATCTGCGACCCTTAGGCATTGAGTCGCGTGATCAAGCCGTTCTCGTGGCACCGCAGTCGCTGCTGAATTTTCAACTCGCTCTCGAAACCCCTTGGGGAGCACGCCCGATTGAGCGCCCAGCTCCTGCTACTGATATGGTAGTGAACCCAAATGTCCAGCGGGAGGGCGATCGCCTGACTTGGACATTGATGCCCGGTTATCTCAATCACCTTGAGGCAGCCTATTGGTATCCGAGTCCTCTGGGTTGGGGCACACTGGCAATTGTGGGTTTGCTGGTGCTGGGTAACTGGTTGCGCACTCGCCTGCTTGGGAGTCCTTCAACCTAG